In Erpetoichthys calabaricus chromosome 11, fErpCal1.3, whole genome shotgun sequence, the DNA window ttataaccaaacaaaaatgaagacaaattaaaccccacccctgagaaggagagcttagccaaaggagaattgcttagggctttttaataaagcaacaataaacaaaagaaagggagaaataaatatataggtaaataagaaatggagaagggaattaaatgcggtaatagttatttctcttattctaaaataatattgattagaacctgccaggttttgaaaaaattttgtacagatcctgtaactgagaatttgattttttccaatttcaaataatataaaacatcggtttcccaccgacttatcagaggagagttaggattcttccaatttaacaaaataagtctgcgtgccaaaagtgtagtgaatgcaatcaccgtttgcttgtccttctccacttcaagtccgtctggaagaacaccgaacacagctgttaatgggttaggagggattgtgacactgaccccaaggctgtctgaaaggcacttaaaaattttgaacgtaattgttcaaaagatgcaaatatgttgtctatataaagatctctgagcattttaatcccaaaacttttccaggtattaaaaactggatatgtttgcgagggttgaaagaggtggttctcttgcagaggtgccacagataaaagatttttcatcttaaaatgctttctaagttggttccatattctgagtgagtaaagcacaattgggttattagtatatttgcaataacttgcatttattggagagcagagcagggagtataaagaagtactacaggattttacttctattgcggaccaagcctatgtatgttcatatacagtggaacctcggttcacgaacgtctcagtacacgtacaaatcggtttacgaccaaaaagttcgccaaacttttgcctcggttcacgaccacacactcgatatacaaacaagtcagtttccctttcagtttgtacatgttcagtctctccctgtgcatttcctgtgcagccaGCAAgacagagagcgagcgagcgacacacacacacacacacacacacaggcagcccacgagagacagatgcacacacacacaggcagcgtgagagagacccgcgcacacacacaggcagcaccagagagagacagatgcacacatacaggcagcgccagagagagacagaccacacacacaggcagcgccagagagagacagaccacaacacacaggcagcgccagagagagacagaccacaacacacaggcagcaccagagagagacagaccacacacacaggcagcgccagagagagacagaccacacacacaggcagcgccagagagagacagaccacacacacacaggcagcgccagagagagacaaaccacacacacacaggcagcgccagagacagAGAGCCGGCAGcacgagacagacagacacagacacacaggcagcgggagagagagccacgcacacacacaggcagtgctagagagacacacgcacacacacaggcagtccaagcgagagagagggctggactcataaggtagagaaggcagttaaagaatgcactgggcttgattttgttttcacttctgtttagagtgatcggttcgtagtgtgcattgttgcaatgttacttttcttggtggtttattaaattacggattttttcaaatgttcattttttttccctgtgcttgaaactcattaaaaaaaatgtttttagccagctgttggtagcgctatagcgcaaactattgcagtgttagttttctctgttgttcaaggttttctcagggttattcaatgtttttacatttagtttactattacgctgtgcatactatggtttgattaactatatttgtgcttaaaaacttaaaacatatatatatttacatacagttcgtatggtctggaacaaattaattgtatgtatatacaatcctatgggggaaattgcttcggttcacgaccaagtcggtttacgaccagagttttggaacgaattatggtcatgaaccgaggttccactgtatttgtgtcccggtttttatggcttgtatgtttgctgcccagtaataaaactgaaaatgtcttttttcttgttgctgcaatcgagagctgcaataatgtaaagtttttttttttttttaataatacgaactgttatcattttttcgtgtctacagtgtctataggagggtgacaatgagttaaattccaatggatgtttttcaaatgttgacgatagataagcaaaaggtatcactgaaaaccaccaaaaacaaaaacagcagggggggaaaaaaaaaaaaaaaaaataattttttttttacaatgtttctgtttgggggatcgttgtgcacaactgagctgcagccacagaactaactgctttgcggatgattcattcaggcatttcaaggtcttttgggtaCTTCGTTGTAATgtaagtatctgctgaatgtactttgtagtaacgagatttctatagactcgtgtcatatagggaagctgttgggaccataaaaatacttcgttgtaatgaaaatttcattgtaaagatattcgttgtaacagaattttacctgtatttttttttagcaattaaaataattttattatataaacaaCATATAGCATTActtaaataatattgttttttgtatagaATGACAATTGCATCTTAGCAAGaccttttacatttaataaagtaaTAGCAAACACAAAGGCCTGATATTGAGGGCTTCTATGTGGCAGTCATCATGGAGAGAATTTCTCAAAGCCTAAACTTTTATAAACATGAAACAAATGCCTTTAGTAGAGACAGTATGGTGATTATAATCAGATGATTTTAATTCTTAGAATGTTAATGTGGAGAAAAAACTATAGAGTAATAAATGGCTTTATTTTAACTTGCAGTATTAAGtgtgcagtgagaagtcaagcaaaatgaccccttgtattggctaactgagcagattacaatatgcaggctttggaggcaactcaggccccttcttcaggcaagatatgtATGTGTGATATGTAATGATAATATCTGCATTGATAAtatatgcctgaagaaggggcctgggttgcctttgcatattgaaatctgcTCAGTTAGCCATTAAGGTGACCAGGTTTgctatttgcatgttcttcccttgtctgtgtgggtgtcctccaggtgctccagtttcctcgcactgtgcaagttaggtgaactggtgatgctaaactgggccgtgtgtgtgtgtgtgtgtgtttgcccagtgatggactggcacgctgcccagggcttgttcctgccttgtgtccaatgctagctgagataggctccagctctatatgagaccctggtctggattaaacgAGTCACAAAATGACATGTCATCATGTGACACAGCTGTGTAGATTATATTAATCAGAAACTCTGATCTTGTCcaatgtgtgtgagagtgtgtatgtgtgtgagagagaataCATCCTGGTattgccctgcaaaaatactataaaagtcaATCAGCCGGCGTGTGCGCACGCATAGCTATGCTGGCCCTTGAGACGgtgactgcgcttctgccttaagtgaaagtaagcacttttaatttttttcctccttcccctgagctatagcccagacaactgcaaacacaggatcccttttctagaccacggcaaactaatattaagggGCTTTGCACTTTCTTTTGCACGTATAGGGTTATGAGGTCGCGGGAGGCACGCACAGGAATGGAGGACCGAcagtgccatcccggccggttaatggcagggccgtctctccagtctacacgagacccgccGCGACGCTCCCCCAAAAGGCGCTCATATCGTCAGCAAAGACGTCtctctacactatataaaagaaaaaggcaaatttcctttctttataccttttttccttttatcccaaaccaaagcctctcttctcttaacactgcagaggacacaaaactaattttctttaaatctggtaatgccagtaaggcacattaccacaggcagaaatttggatgttcatgtagaaaatgtaatttctataccatttCTATACTTTCAAAAaggatctactaccgagaaatgatcaaaatacattttagctgctgttagtactacttacctgttgtgttataccgcctttaaaatgtagtttacccgaaaccactccagtagtgctcaatgtatctttacgtcttaaaatgttaatgtgttactgtttaataacttataaactacattttatttttttcccttgcactcagtgagcgaagccactgggtaatcagctagtatactTAAATTGATAACTATATGTTTGATTAAATGGAAAATTGGTAAGGTTTTACGATGAAGAAAACTTTATCAAATAATGTTTCCCAATTGACTTCCATCGAGGGGGCGCTCCAACGGTAAATAGCAGCCCTGAAGCAGTCTTCCGAAGCACTATCCTCTGCAGAACCTTACCGGAAGTGCCGGTTAACAACACGTTTTCAAGCATTTACttcttataaaatacaaaaacccGTGGATAAAAATGCTTTTATGGAATTTGTGTCAACCTTCCCCAGCATCTACCTCCCAGTCTGCAACCAGTGGAGGGCCCATGCCATCCCAGCGCTCCCAACCGACGGCTGATCCGGGAAAGCAGCCTTCGCAAACGCTGTCTGTAGCCAGGAGAGAGGAGAGTTAAAAGGATGTGTTTCTTTGAATTGCATTGCCGGGAAAGGAACAGGCCCTGTCcgattctttttgtttgtttttctgttgctcATGCTCTCTTgtctctgtatctctctctctcacacacacacacacacacacacacacacacacacagctacttTTGCCCGAGGGCTGGAGGACTATACTACCAAAGGAACAGCACGTGTGGTTAAGTCGGGTCCTTTTCACCAGGGGCAAGGATGGAAAGCCTGTGCTGACCTCCAACCTTCGCCTTTGGTGGCATCCTCCCGGCCCCCGCAACGTGCACCTCCAGCCCCCGACATCTTTTTTCAGCACCCGTTCTTCCTGTGGATGCCCTACCGCATGTGGGGCTACAAGCTCTCGTTCACAGCGTGCAGCCACAGGTTGTCGGGAGCCGGACTCTACAGGACTGTCCGGAGGGTCCTGGACACAGACGGATGGTACTTTATGGCCACGGAGTACCGGCGCTGCAGGAAGATGGTGGCGGGCTGGTCGCAGGATGTCTTGGATCAGCTGCACCACACCCACCGGGATGACTTTCCAGCTATCCTGACTTACAGGTCAGACAAGAAGTCTCCGATGGCTGGGTCAACTCTCCACAGGTAGACAGGCACACGCGGGCAGTCCTAACGTCTCTGTTCTGTCTCTAACACAGATTATCCTGTGACAAAAAGCTCATCGGGCAGATGTGTGAGCGCACGCTGGGCAACGGAGCCAGCCGGCTGCGCAAATATGTGCTCGAGGAGCACTCCAGGTCCTGGTTGACGCGGTCCAAAAAGTTCATGCTCGCGGTCACCAAGTTCATCACACCGGGTGCCGAGCCAACTGCGACTCCGCCTCTACCACCGATGACCCCGGTGCCCGGTGCAAAGTGGTTGCTGTCCATCTATGCCAGGGAGGTGGCTTCTAGGCTAGAAGAGACCAAGGCCCGGATCAtctccatctttggctcaatcTTGAAGATGGACTCAACAAAGAAGGTGAGCGATATCGCCAACTCCTCCCTCTCTCCctccttccttctttccttccAGCTTACCGTCACTCTCCCTTTCATCGTTCAGGTGACCAAGAAACTCGCTGGTGCTGCAGCAGGAACTGCAGCCTGGGTGACCAACATGGGGAACGAGCATGGCCTAGATCTAGATCAGCGTCCTCACTGCAGCCGAGGGGGCTGGCCTGCACCCCATGGCCACAGGGCTGATGCGGCGATACCGTGATGCCAGTGTGTCCCTGCCTCTGGTCCTCTATGTGGACCGAGACTGCTGTTCCCACGGGGGACCCTGCAAGGTGTCCCTCTTATTTAACCAGTGGGATCAGCTGGTGGTGTGGCTCGACGTGTGGCACCTGATGCGACGCTTTGCGTCCCTTGTTCTGCATCTTTGAGTGGGACCAGGGAGACGTCGCCCGGCTGCGACAGGCCAAGGCTGGCGAGGCGTGGAATGATCCCTGATGATCCGGCTATGGAAAGATCCCACTAAAGGAGCTGGCCCGCCACTGACGCCGCACACGTGGGGCGGAGGAGACCGGCCGGCTCATCGACGAGATGCTGGAGGCCTTCGGGGACGCCACTGACACCATGGGTATCCCGCTTTTGGACCGCGAGAAGATCCGGGAAATCTGGAAGACACAGAGGCGCCACCTCCACTGCATCCAGGACCCATCCGGCGTGCACTTGTACATGCAGACCAGGCGGCTGGTCAAAGGGGGGATCACGCTGCCAGTGTTCAAGGAAGTTGAACCTCGCGCACACCTGGAGTTGTTCCACCTGCATCTGGACCGCTTCATACCTGGTAAGGGTGCCCAGAAACCTGTTCTTTTCACCTGTGTTGTGCGAGGGAGTGGGTGGTATTgcatttttatctctctctcgGTGTATTTCAGGCACTTCAGTCAGCGCGGCTCACTTTCAGGCCTATCTGCTGAAAGGCCTGGCGTGGTGGAACGAGGACCGTGCGGCACAAGCAGTGGAGGCAGCAGACCGTGAAATGGTCTGCTACAGTGGCCAACTCCAGCACTCCGTCAATGACCTGAGTGACATTGTTTATCACAAGAAGGTGGTTGATGATTATACCCGGCCTGCGAAGTACACTGGTGAGGCAGGCATCAAGccctctgtctgtttgtctctctctctttctccctttccctcccaccttttcattttaaaacagttcCCTCTTTTTCACAGGTGAGCTCATTGGTATCCAGTACCTATTTTCGCAGACCGTTCGAGTGCTGGAGGAAGTAATGGGCAGGGATCCCGACGCTCCGGATGGGACTCATACAGACGATGACGACGACGACGAGGGCTTCCAAGAGGACGAGAGGCCGGTAGAGGAACCTCTGGACAACACCCTCTTCGGCCTTGAGGAGGACTTCGCCCGACAACCGTTGTCGTCTGACAAGTCCCAGTCGCGCCCTGCCATCGGCGCCTCACATTCTGGGCCAGCCGACCAGGAGACCTCCCCTGGAGACGAGGCCATTCAAAGGGTGTCCCACGAGCAGGTAAGTCTCTCCCGACAAGTCgtgatatacctgtggaatatCTGATGAGTGCTCCCCTTTCTCACTTTCGCTCTCTTCCCCCGACAGTATAGCCTTGGACCTGACACTGGCCCAGGTTACCAGCACGTGGTCAACCTGGCCTTAAGTCTCTTGAAACTGCGTCACCAGCCCTACATGACACCGCAGCAAGTGGTGGAGATCGTCACCCTCTGGGAACGATTGCCGGAGGGCGACAAGGCCCCAGTTCGCTTCCCGCCATGCCACCAGGAAAGACTGGTGAAGGGGAGGTTCCGACGCAAGCACTCGCAGACCAGTGTCACACTGGGAGTGGAGAGCTTGCGACGGTAGGTGCTGAACCTCTTTGTCATGGCCTCTTTTGATCGGATATCGATGgcaggactgactgactgactgactctctctctctctaacccaCCCCCTGAATTTTGTAGGTGTATGGGCGGCCAAGGCAGCCAAGCCGCACAGATGCCAAACATCAGCCGCCTTGTGGAGACCGTTTGTATAGAGCTGTCCAGGATTCACCCCGAAGGAACCACCATCTGCGGCGTGAGGGTGAACCGCTGGGCAGCTGTGATGTGGGATATTATACATTCATCCAAGTAAACATTCTTACAAACCCGGTACTCATGGCCCAGACACGTATCCAGTTATTCCCCCTCAATCAGCACACTCTGGCACAATGGTAAGTACACACTGCACAAGTGGGGTCCACCATTGCCCTCTCCTCCCTCCAACATTGACTTACTTTGCTTTCTGTCTCTGTAGGCACTACGCTCACACCAGGGAGCTGGTACGGCGGGCTCTGTAGATGGCCGTGCCGTTACCAAGCAGCTCGGCCCTTGCTTCAGAGCCTGTCCCTGCAGTACGCCCACGACCCACGGGCCCCGAGCAGACCACTGCAGTTCCATAACCCTCGGGGCCAGCCACCATTGGGCACCCCCCCGTGCCACATGAAGCACCCGTCACCCAGCCACTCCCCCCGCTGGCTGACACTGCCGCTCCTCCGCTTACACCGCCGCCGGCAGGACCCTCAGTACCCCGCACCACTGCCTGGCGGCGGAAGAAAAAGCAGGAGGTGGACGAGCTGGCACGACAACAAGGAATCCCCCTCAAACAAAGGAAAATGATCGAGACCTATATTTGCAAGTGCTGTTGCCGTCCTAAAACAAAAGAGTTCGGCCACAGCCAATTTGGGGGGGGAATTCTTTTGCTCCACCTCAGCTGGCAAAACTATCCAGGAGTGGCTGGaggaaaagagaaatgaaaagcaaaattgtGCCTTTTGGTTGGCCACTAAACAATTTTTGTTAATCAGTAGATGGGCCCatacattgcttttttttttttataactgcctGGCACTTTGTATGTTGGCAGAAAGGGAGGCCTGCTTCATTTTTcaagctgtttttacttttttttatttttgcaaatgactggcactgtatatattgtcaaggATGCCTCCCTCCTTTTTTCaacctgtttttacttttttttttttttgacaatcttTACAAATGACTGGCACTTTGTATGTTGGcaggcctcctcctcctcctctcaattttctttttttaattttgggcttCATCTACTGGTTAtggtagttattttttttattgcaaaaattaTTGTttggtatttgtttgtttgtatatagTTCCTTGGATTGttgtttgacttttatttattgtatgtatatagttatttcatgttatatttatagtatatagTTATTTCacgttatttatttcttttctatttattatatgtatatatttcattttataaaccttGTTGATTGAATCgttgtgtctgcctgcctgcttctGTCCCTCTGCCGCTTTAAGGGCTCTCTGTTTACCTTCCCGCGACCACGTGGGTAATCGGCTATGCGGGTCTCACTATCCCAGTCcttagttccaaagcagtctctcagagcctgctctgcctcaggggaccacttcctgaatgagcgtgtggttgtaggtagctccctcactcttggtttgtagtgaggctgaagcagaaccaggttatgatctgctttcccaagcgcaggcagcggggtggcgctgtatgcgaccttaacgtttgcataaagtaggtcaatagtcctatttcctcgggtcttacaatccacatactgggagaaggcaggcaatgttttgtccagcgtcacatggttaaaatctccagactAGCaaaagcgcctcggggtgctgtgtttgtagtttagcaacagtggagtggatgatgtcacccgctattcTCACGTCCgtgcgaggagggatgtaaacaacaataacaatgacTTGTCCAAACTTTCTGGGCAagaaatagggacgcagacttatggccaacagttcgatgtccctgcaacaagtggagattttgacgtttacatgtccagggttgcaccaccttgtgttgacatagagagtgagtcctcctcctttccgcaggtatttgcgtctctgtccgctctaactgtgctaaacccgggtagctccacgttagcatctggggtgctagttgttagccacgtttcgcaaaaacacaacatacTGCATtgtctgtaggtcctgacattttacaccagcgcagccagttcatcgatcttctttggtagtgagttcacatttcccaggatcacagaaggcaccgaaggtttgtatcgccacttcctggctagccgcttagcctttagcttagcgccggctctgctgccatgatacgaccttcttacctcgtcaggtaaacagggaaccacaccagcacgggcctttgttctcagtgctagaagttgactacctgaatagatgagtgtctgagtgtaaaaatccatgtccaagtagtaaaaagtgtccaggaaacgagtccacataaaagtggtaggagtgatcagagagatagagaaaaaggtagaaagataaagaagataaagtcctgtggagctgctggaaaggctacCACTCACAGCAGCTCCTAACTACTATAAATAACACTGCTAAATCAAATGCCACCTAGGATGATATTCACTGCTTGACATCTCTGATTTTCAATAAGCATTTCTAAGACTATTTAtagtatatccagactttgctatctacTTTATTTTCTCTACTTTTCTTCTATTTGATGTTTTTATACGATAATAAATACCCCACTTCTTTTATATATTCTAAACTTTATCTTTTATCTAGAGTGACTGAAATAAAAGTTTCCCAACTTTAGAAAGATTGCTACTCTCTAGCTCACAGCGTTTATCAAGGCTATTGAGGTTGCTCCTCAATAATTAGAAAAACTGTGAGAAAAGTAAGAcattattttaacactagaatccctgaagcctacaagtCGTAATGCTGGGTCACTTTAAAGTCCACCGCACCTCTTTAcaagcatttttgttttgcaaatgtgtcaatcagcacaggcagcaagcagcctgctataccatccccaccgacacagctgaagttctcccagctcaagcctgttaatttgggtgtgaggtgcctggagcggtatagggtaaataatatatctttggaatagatacatttcatgtgtgttccgtgtctacaacgatctgtgtaaatgtagaatgacaggaaatgtgaagcACGAAATGTTGAACAAGTAACTAAAATaagcttttttcatgttataataatgacaaaatgctgacgtgaagtgtataatctgtgaagactgaagtctaaatatcaaataaacacataaaaagtataacaaaacaagtacatctttattcaagaatatcaatgaacaaaaataaattattcaatttgcatgttgctgtcaatatgtaaaaaccgaaGCCCAAATATCATCCCTCAAAAATGCCCTCATGCAGATACTTCCCAATGAAATGGTATCTATTATATTTCTACTAGTTTCATTTTTGATCTTATTTcttttaagtatatattttacatataatatacGGTTATCCATAAACTGGGCTAAATGTgcaa includes these proteins:
- the LOC127529723 gene encoding uncharacterized protein LOC127529723, which produces MVCYSGQLQHSVNDLSDIVYHKKVVDDYTRPAKYTGELIGIQYLFSQTVRVLEEVMGRDPDAPDGTHTDDDDDDEGFQEDERPVEEPLDNTLFGLEEDFARQPLSSDKSQSRPAIGASHSGPADQETSPGDEAIQRVSHEQYSLGPDTGPGYQHVVNLALSLLKLRHQPYMTPQQVVEIVTLWERLPEGDKAPVRFPPCHQERLVKGRFRRKHSQTSVTLGVESLRRCMGGQGSQAAQMPNISRLVETVCIELSRIHPEGTTICGVRVNRWAAVMWDIIHSSNTLWHNGTTLTPGSWYGGLCRWPCRYQAARPLLQSLSLQYAHDPRAPSRPLQFHNPRGQPPLGTPPCHMKHPSPSHSPRWLTLPLLRLHRRRQDPQYPAPLPGGGRKSRRWTSWHDNKESPSNKGK